A window of Thermosynechococcus sp. NK55a contains these coding sequences:
- a CDS encoding alpha/beta fold hydrolase — protein sequence MPSFISKIYQWQGFSCAYRFSSQAGGSPILFIHPVGVGLSGQFWERCVSYWQSQGASYSFYIPDLLGCGQSDLPHCAYYPEDWAAQLHFFITSEICQPVILVVQGALFPVAMELVHLNPQVVRALILSGPPAPALVSENTDPRWQKVRWNLFDSPLGRVFYLYARQKSFLRRFSINQLFAKGEDVDDEWLRMLAVGAADLESRHAVYSFLAGFWRRDYRQKMRDIRQPVLVVMGDQASSISRDGGAESPAERLEFYAKTFPNVQGEVIPGRNVLPYESAPAFVEVCQAFLRGQAL from the coding sequence ATGCCGTCATTCATCTCTAAAATCTATCAGTGGCAGGGCTTTTCCTGCGCCTATCGCTTCAGTTCTCAAGCAGGAGGCTCCCCCATTCTCTTTATCCATCCCGTGGGGGTGGGGCTTTCTGGGCAGTTTTGGGAGCGCTGTGTCAGCTATTGGCAATCTCAAGGGGCAAGTTATTCATTTTATATTCCTGATTTGCTGGGCTGTGGCCAGAGTGATTTGCCCCATTGCGCCTACTATCCGGAAGATTGGGCAGCTCAGTTACATTTCTTCATTACATCTGAGATCTGCCAACCAGTGATCCTTGTTGTTCAAGGGGCATTGTTTCCCGTAGCGATGGAGCTAGTACATCTTAATCCTCAAGTAGTAAGAGCACTGATCCTCAGTGGCCCACCTGCCCCTGCTTTGGTGTCTGAAAATACTGACCCTAGGTGGCAGAAGGTACGTTGGAATCTTTTTGACTCGCCATTGGGTCGCGTTTTCTATCTCTATGCGCGTCAGAAAAGTTTTCTGCGTCGCTTTTCAATCAATCAACTGTTTGCTAAGGGGGAGGATGTGGATGACGAATGGCTCAGGATGCTGGCGGTGGGGGCTGCTGATCTTGAGAGTCGCCATGCAGTGTACTCTTTCCTCGCGGGTTTTTGGCGGCGGGATTACCGTCAGAAAATGCGGGATATTCGTCAACCAGTGCTTGTGGTGATGGGGGATCAGGCTTCCAGTATCAGTCGCGATGGTGGGGCTGAATCACCTGCAGAACGCCTAGAGTTTTATGCCAAGACATTTCCCAATGTGCAAGGGGAGGTAATTCCGGGGCGCAATGTCCTGCCCTATGAGTCAGCCCCTGCCTTTGTGGAGGTGTGTCAGGCGTTTCTGCGTGGCCAAGCCCTCTAA
- a CDS encoding PstS family phosphate ABC transporter substrate-binding protein, translating into MLTSAKRYAPLGIFAAVAALSASLIPPTLSQEAPTIRIDGSSTVYPVTEAVAEAFQKAEGGKIRVTVGISGTGGGFKKFCRGETDISNASRPILAKEMEACKAAGVQYIELPVAYDALTVVVNPQNTWAKSLTVAELKKIWEPGSTINNWNQVRKEFPNIPLKLFGAGADSGTFDYFTEAINGKAKASRKDYTASEDDNVLVQGVSRERGALGYFGYAYYAENKNKLKPVAIDNGKGPVMPSEKTVVNGTYQPLSRPIFIYVNAKAAQRPEVKKFVTYYLNNAPAMVKKVKYVPLPASAYKKILANFSKNRIGTIFGGKEAVGLTINELLSLEAKE; encoded by the coding sequence ATGTTGACATCCGCAAAACGCTATGCCCCTCTGGGGATATTTGCCGCTGTGGCGGCCCTTTCCGCTAGCCTAATACCCCCTACCTTGTCCCAAGAAGCCCCCACGATTCGTATCGATGGCTCCAGCACAGTCTACCCTGTCACTGAAGCCGTGGCCGAAGCTTTTCAAAAAGCTGAAGGGGGCAAAATTCGTGTTACTGTAGGCATCTCCGGTACCGGTGGCGGCTTCAAAAAGTTTTGCCGCGGTGAAACCGACATCTCCAATGCCTCCCGCCCCATTTTGGCCAAGGAAATGGAGGCCTGCAAAGCAGCTGGCGTCCAGTACATTGAGCTGCCAGTTGCCTATGATGCCCTCACCGTAGTTGTGAACCCCCAAAATACTTGGGCGAAAAGCCTGACTGTTGCTGAACTGAAAAAGATTTGGGAACCAGGCTCTACAATCAACAACTGGAACCAAGTGCGCAAAGAGTTTCCGAATATTCCTCTAAAACTCTTTGGTGCAGGAGCAGATTCCGGTACCTTTGACTACTTCACTGAGGCCATCAACGGTAAAGCAAAAGCTAGCCGCAAGGATTACACTGCCAGCGAGGATGATAATGTTCTTGTCCAAGGGGTATCCCGCGAGCGGGGAGCCCTCGGCTACTTCGGCTATGCTTACTACGCAGAAAACAAAAACAAGCTGAAGCCAGTGGCCATTGACAACGGCAAGGGTCCGGTGATGCCCTCTGAAAAAACAGTAGTTAACGGTACCTATCAGCCACTCTCCCGACCCATCTTTATCTATGTCAACGCTAAAGCTGCACAACGTCCTGAGGTGAAAAAATTTGTCACCTACTACCTGAACAACGCTCCTGCGATGGTCAAGAAAGTTAAGTATGTTCCTCTTCCCGCTAGTGCCTATAAAAAAATTCTTGCCAACTTTAGCAAGAATCGCATTGGCACCATTTTTGGCGGTAAAGAGGCAGTTGGTCTCACCATCAATGAGTTACTGAGTCTAGAGGCCAAGGAGTAG
- the pstC gene encoding phosphate ABC transporter permease subunit PstC, translating into MIDQPLAPRIELPISASARQKRIWLERIIGSGLFVAAFSSVMITTIIIYILFSETVIFFQKVMAVHQESLIGALAEFLTTTEWSPLIEPVSIGVWALLSATITTCTIASFVAIPFGTIGAIYLSEFAPAKVREILKPILELLAAVPTVVYGYFALLFVTPLLQKIILGVQQWYAPGKEPWEYYELPGFNMLGAGIVVGLMVIPYIMSMSEDALQAIPSHLREGSYAMGATRLQTALRVLLPAATSGLIAAYILGLARAVGETMIVAVAAGLQPKFTFNPLEGAATTTAYIVSASLGDLPHGSLEYQSIFAAGIMLFLVTFLMNVAGYFISRRYREVY; encoded by the coding sequence ATGATCGATCAACCCCTGGCCCCGCGCATTGAACTGCCCATTTCGGCAAGTGCTCGACAAAAACGTATCTGGTTAGAGCGCATTATTGGGTCTGGCCTCTTTGTGGCGGCATTTTCTTCGGTGATGATCACCACCATCATCATCTACATTCTTTTTAGTGAAACTGTTATCTTTTTCCAGAAAGTGATGGCGGTGCATCAGGAGTCCCTAATAGGTGCCCTTGCAGAATTTTTAACAACCACAGAGTGGTCCCCTTTAATTGAGCCAGTCAGCATTGGGGTGTGGGCACTGCTATCGGCAACAATTACGACCTGTACTATTGCCAGCTTTGTTGCGATCCCATTTGGCACGATTGGTGCAATTTATCTGAGTGAGTTTGCTCCGGCAAAGGTGCGAGAAATTCTGAAGCCGATTTTGGAACTATTGGCTGCTGTACCCACAGTGGTCTATGGCTATTTTGCCCTCCTATTTGTTACGCCATTGCTCCAGAAAATCATTTTGGGTGTACAGCAATGGTATGCACCCGGGAAGGAACCATGGGAATACTACGAGCTACCCGGATTTAATATGCTGGGCGCTGGCATTGTGGTTGGTTTGATGGTCATTCCCTATATTATGAGTATGTCTGAGGATGCCCTGCAAGCTATTCCTTCACACCTACGGGAAGGTTCTTATGCTATGGGGGCAACTCGCCTACAAACAGCTTTGCGGGTACTATTACCTGCGGCAACCTCAGGTTTAATTGCCGCCTACATCTTGGGTTTAGCACGGGCGGTCGGGGAAACAATGATTGTTGCTGTAGCTGCTGGTTTGCAGCCTAAATTTACCTTCAATCCCCTTGAAGGGGCAGCAACAACAACGGCCTATATTGTCTCGGCGAGTCTTGGAGACCTGCCCCATGGTTCCTTGGAGTACCAATCTATTTTTGCAGCAGGCATCATGCTCTTTTTGGTGACATTCCTCATGAATGTGGCCGGTTACTTTATCAGCCGCCGCTATCGGGAGGTGTACTAA
- the pstA gene encoding phosphate ABC transporter permease PstA: MIDILRNPLAIRASIEVRTRWEKFFIFLGFFSVFIALLTLVLLVGNLLLRGAPLLNWRFFMSPPSGDAAEAGILTAWVGSLLVILVTITVAVPLGVAAGIYLEEYAPKNWILDFIEINITNLAGVPSIIYGLLALGFFVYILKWGESILTAGCTLALLILPVIIVATREAIRAIPQGIREGAYAVGATRWQTIADHILPYSMGGILTGVIVGVSRALGETAPLVTIGALTFITFLPEAPLKGEFPYISFKWLWSPFTVLPIQMFNWVSRPQEEFQVNAAAAGIVLLVLTLGVNAAAIYLRYRFRKSIKW, encoded by the coding sequence ATGATTGACATATTACGGAATCCGCTGGCAATTCGAGCCTCTATAGAGGTACGAACGCGCTGGGAAAAGTTTTTTATTTTCTTGGGCTTCTTTTCTGTCTTCATTGCCCTACTGACACTGGTACTCCTAGTGGGAAATTTGCTCCTACGGGGAGCTCCACTCCTGAACTGGAGGTTTTTCATGTCACCTCCTAGTGGAGATGCGGCTGAAGCAGGCATTTTAACGGCATGGGTAGGTAGCTTACTGGTTATTCTAGTTACAATTACGGTTGCTGTACCACTGGGAGTGGCAGCCGGCATCTACCTTGAAGAGTACGCGCCGAAGAATTGGATTCTTGATTTCATTGAAATCAATATCACTAATTTGGCCGGTGTTCCTTCCATCATTTATGGCCTGTTGGCTCTAGGGTTTTTTGTTTATATTCTCAAGTGGGGTGAGAGTATTCTTACCGCTGGCTGTACCCTAGCCTTGTTGATTTTACCGGTGATCATTGTCGCCACACGGGAAGCGATTCGCGCGATTCCCCAAGGTATTCGTGAGGGCGCCTATGCTGTGGGAGCCACCCGTTGGCAAACCATTGCCGATCATATCTTGCCCTACTCAATGGGTGGGATTCTCACTGGTGTGATTGTGGGGGTGTCGCGAGCCTTGGGAGAAACGGCTCCACTAGTAACCATTGGTGCGTTAACCTTTATCACGTTTTTGCCGGAAGCGCCATTAAAGGGGGAGTTTCCCTATATTTCGTTCAAATGGCTCTGGTCACCCTTTACCGTGTTGCCAATTCAAATGTTTAACTGGGTGTCACGCCCGCAAGAAGAGTTTCAGGTAAATGCAGCGGCGGCAGGGATTGTGCTGCTTGTTTTGACCTTGGGTGTCAACGCGGCAGCTATTTATCTTCGTTATCGTTTTAGGAAGAGCATCAAATGGTAA
- the pstB gene encoding phosphate ABC transporter ATP-binding protein PstB: MVKPTDSGQGVPPTKQSLKKLAEVRNLNFYYKSNQALKNINLSVYEKQVTALIGPSGCGKTTLLRCFNRMHDLYPGNRYEGEIWLGDENPRNLLEMDPIEVRMQIGMVFQKPNPFPKSIYENVAYGLRIRGITNRAVLDEVVERSLRNAALWDEVKDRLKEPGTSLSGGQQQRLCIARALATNPELILFDEPTSALDPIATVSIENLITELKDQVTILIVTHNMQQAIRISQFTAFMYLGELVEYNDTMSIFTKPVEQKTADYVNGRFG, translated from the coding sequence ATGGTAAAACCAACAGATTCAGGACAGGGAGTTCCGCCAACGAAGCAGTCCTTAAAAAAGCTGGCTGAAGTGCGGAATCTGAACTTCTACTACAAGAGCAACCAAGCACTGAAGAATATCAACCTGTCGGTTTATGAAAAGCAAGTAACAGCTTTGATCGGCCCTTCCGGTTGTGGCAAGACAACATTGCTGCGCTGCTTCAACCGCATGCATGATCTGTATCCTGGTAATCGCTACGAAGGGGAAATCTGGCTAGGGGATGAAAACCCGCGTAACCTCTTGGAGATGGATCCCATTGAAGTGCGCATGCAGATTGGCATGGTCTTCCAAAAGCCAAACCCTTTCCCTAAGTCTATTTACGAGAATGTTGCCTACGGCCTGCGCATCCGTGGCATCACTAACCGCGCTGTTCTTGATGAGGTAGTGGAGCGATCGCTCCGCAATGCTGCCCTCTGGGATGAAGTTAAAGATCGCCTCAAAGAGCCGGGTACTTCTCTTTCGGGAGGACAGCAGCAGCGACTCTGTATTGCCCGTGCTCTTGCTACTAATCCGGAGCTGATTCTCTTTGATGAGCCCACTTCTGCTTTGGATCCAATTGCAACAGTCAGTATTGAGAACCTGATTACGGAGCTGAAGGATCAAGTCACTATTTTGATTGTGACCCACAATATGCAGCAGGCCATTCGCATTTCCCAGTTCACCGCCTTTATGTACCTCGGCGAGCTGGTGGAGTACAACGACACCATGTCTATTTTTACGAAGCCCGTGGAGCAGAAGACCGCCGATTACGTCAATGGTCGTTTCGGTTGA
- a CDS encoding Uma2 family endonuclease, with the protein MFASAAYNRHDQLRGNRLNGVQAYLLWCPRDRQIHWFCLEAGEYPSLPADTEGIIGSRHFPGLWLAPEALLVHELGTVLRGLQQGMATPEH; encoded by the coding sequence GTGTTTGCCAGTGCTGCCTACAACCGGCATGATCAGCTCAGGGGGAACCGCCTCAATGGCGTTCAGGCATACCTCCTCTGGTGTCCCCGCGATCGCCAGATTCACTGGTTTTGCTTAGAAGCAGGGGAATACCCGTCACTCCCTGCTGATACTGAGGGGATTATCGGCAGCCGCCACTTCCCCGGACTTTGGCTTGCCCCTGAGGCATTACTTGTCCATGAGTTGGGTACTGTCTTGCGGGGACTACAACAGGGAATGGCCACTCCTGAACATTAA